DNA sequence from the Sander vitreus isolate 19-12246 unplaced genomic scaffold, sanVit1 ctg281_0, whole genome shotgun sequence genome:
ctgtcgagtgtagtgttaacaagctagcggtaggctaaacgtcagctgctgtcgagtgtagtgttaacaagctagcggtaggctaacgttagctgctgtcgagtatagtgttaactagctagcggtaggctaacgttagctgctgtcgagtatagtgttaactagctagcggtaggctaacgttagctgctgtcgagtatagtgttaactagctagcggtaggctaacgttagctgctgtcgagtatagtgttaactagctagcggtaggctaacgttagctgctgtcgagtatagtgttaactagctagcggtaggctaacgttagctgctgtcgagtatagtgttaactagctagcggtaggctaacgttagctgctgtcgagtgtagtgttaacaagctagcggtaggctaaagtcagctgctgtcgagtatagtgttaactagctagcggtaggctaacgttagctgctgtcgagtatagtgttaactagctagcggtaggctaaagttagctgctgtcgagtatagtgttaactagctagcggtaggctaacgttagctgccgtttgtgtttcctgtaacgtctgtttcagagcagcagagagaagagcagacatatcagtggagccaGAATGAGGAACAggaatctgcgttgctattcctgcagtagcaggatgtgttaggaggaagtagtagtagtagtagtagtagtagtagtagtagtagtagtatcctgtcagagcagacatatcagtggcaccagattttcgtctgtatgcaaacgtcaatatggaatggattaatctgagttaatgtttttaatgccgtcggacacacacacacacacacacacacacacacacacacacacacacacacacatggccccGCCTCCTGTGCCGGATTGGCTGGTCTGTttttcccgtgtgtgtgtgtgtgtgtgtgtgtgtgtgtgtgtgtgtgtgtgtatgaagacCAGTCAGCCTCTGTGGTTGTAGACTTGTGTAAAGGACATTGATTACTTGATAGAGAGCTGATGCTGCAAAGTTTCCTCTGATGatgagataaagaagtcatgttGGTTAAAAACAAAGATAAGCTGTTAATGATGGTTGGCATGGCGATCTGatggataacatttcactggaacgGAAACTAACCACGCATGCAACCAACGCCTGCTGTCGAGCTAACATTAGCCGTATCGCCCATCtctagtagtgtgtgtgtgtgtgtgtgtgtgtgtgtgtgggtgggggggtgaCCTGGTGAATAAATATTacattgtgattggctgtgtttGGAGGACAGCAAGTCACTTCTTGTTTAGATTTTTGTAACTTAGGGAGAGAATAGTTATTTGATAAttgatacaaacacacacacacacatacacacacggacacacacacaaacacacacacacacacacacacacacacacacacacacacagagaaacacacacacacacacacacacagagaaacacacacaatcaacaaTCAACAAAGCTCGAAAAGTCGtggattttttttactctttattgtacaaaatgtcatctaCAAAGGCACAAATAGATAAAATCTGCTATTTTATTGCCTAGACAACTTAAAACATGGTGGACAGAAGTAAATGTTAATGGTTAATTGGATAAGAAACTTGTAGtaatttacattttgcataaatATTTTAGCTGACATGTAATGTGTAACATGGTATCAGGTTGTTAGTGTTCCCTGCTGTCTGTGTGGAGTGACCCAGAGTATCTTTAACTCAATAACAAGGCAGGTAAAGCAACATTTGACTGGTTTTAGGGACTTAATCACTAATATCAAGCTTCACACTGGGATTACATACTGGAAACAGCTATCACCGTGCTGTTTAAACCCTCTGTAGCTTCCATGTGGTTATCACATCACCATTTAAACATCATCAACACACTGaagtgggtctgtgtgtgtgtgtgtgcgtgtgtgtctctctgtgtgtgtttgtgtgtgtgtgtgtgtctgtgtctctgtgtgtgtttgtgtgtctgtgtctctgtgtgtgtttgtgtgtgtgtctgtgtctctgtgtgtgtttgtgtgtgtgtgtctgtgtctctgtgtgtgtttgtgtgtgtgtgtctgtgtctctgtgtgtgtttgtgtgtctgtgtctctgtgtgtgtttgtgtgtgtgtctctgtgtatgtttgtgtgtctgtgtgtgtgtgtctttgtgtgtgtctctaattgagtctgtgtttgcgtgtgtgtttctctctgtgagtgtgtgtgtctgtgtgtatgtttgtgtgtgtgtctgtgtgtgtgtttgtgtgtgtatatctgtgtgtgtgtctgtgtctctgtgtgtttatgtgtctgtgcgtgcatgtgtgtgtgtgtctctctgtgtgtgtatgtttgtgtgtgtgtctgtgtgtttctctgtgtgtgtgtgtttgtttgtgtgtgtatgtttgtgtgtgtctgtgtctttgtgtctctgtgtgtgtttgtgtgtgtgtttgtgtgtgtgtgtctctgtgtgtgtgttgattggCTGTGTTTGGAGGACAGCAAGTCACTTCTTGTTAGATGTTTGTGTCTTAGGGAGAGAATAGTTATTTGATAATTgataaaaagtgttttatgcaaatGAAACTGAGTGAAAGTCTGAGAAATAACTTGTGGTTTTGGAGATTGGGGGTGTagtttgagtgagaggtttctaAAGTCATGTTAGTTCCGACATGTAAAGATTTAGGGCGTAAAcagttgtaaaaaactgtaatatgcaACCTcactgtatactactgacttactgtgtacttctaaTTCAGAAGAGAACATTTACTACTgcatttacctgacagaaaaatgttactggttacacacacacacacacacacacacacacacacacacacacacacacacacacacacacacacacacacacacacacacacacacacacacacacacacacacacacacacacacacatggcctcCTGTGCCGGATTGGCTGGTCTGTTTTCCCTTGtttgctactgtgtgtgtgtgtgtgtgtgtgtgtgtgtgtgtgtgtgtgtgtgtatgaagacCAGTCAGCCTCTGTGGTTGTAGACTTGTGTAAAGGACATTGATTACTTGATAGAGAGCTGATGCTGCAAAGTTTCCTCTGATGatgagataaagaagtcatgttGGTTAAAAACAAAGATAAGCTGTTAATGATGGTTGGCATGGCGATCTGatggataacatttcactggaacgGAAACTAACCACGCATGCAACCAACGCCTGCTgtcgagctaacgttagccgtatCGCCCATCtctagtagtgtgtgtgtgtgtgggggggtgacCTGGTGAATAAATACTacattgtgattggctgtgtttGGAGGACAGCAAGTCACTTCTTGTTTAGAGTTTTTGTAACTTAGGGAGAGAATAGTTATTTGATAAttgatacaaacacacacacacacatacacacacggacacacacacaaacacacacacacacacacacacacacacagagaaacacacacaatcaacaaTCAACAAAGCTCGAAAAGTCGtggattttttttactctttattgtacaaaatgtcatctaCAAAGGCACAAATAGATAAAATCTGCTATTTTATTGCCTAGACAACTTAAAACATGGTGGACAGAAGTAAATGTTAATGGTTAATTGGATAAGAAACTTGTAGtaatttacattttgcataaatATTTTAGCTGACATGTAATGTGTAACATGGTATCAGGTTGTTAGTGTTCCCTGCTGTCTGTGTGGAGTGACCCAGAGTATCTTTAACTCAATAACAAGGCAGGTAAAGCAACATTTGACTGGTTTTAGGGACTTAATCACTAATATCAAGCTTCACACTGGGATTACATACTGGAAACAGCTATCACCGTGCTGTTTAAACCCTCTGTAGCTTCCATGTGGTTATCACATCACCATTTAAACATCATCAACACACTGaagtgggtctgtgtgtgtgtgtgtgcgtgcatgtgtgtgtgtgtctctctgtgtgtgtgtgtgtgtgtgtgtgtatgtgtgcgtgcgtgcgtgtctctctctgtgagtgtgtgtgtctctgtgagtgtgtgtgtctctgtgagtctgtgtgtgtctctgtgtgtgtgtgtgtgtgtgtgtctctctgtgtgtgtgtgtctgtgtctctgtttgtgtgtgtctctctctctgtgtgtgtgtgtgtctgtgtctctgtgtgtgtgtctctctgtgagtgtgtgtgtgtgtgtgtgtgtgtctgtgtatgtctctctgtgagtttgtgtgtatctgtgtgtgtatgtgtctctgtgagtgagtgtgtgtgtgtgtgtgtgtgagtgtgtgtgtctctgtgagtgtgtgtgtctctgtgagtctgtgtgtgtctctctgtgtgtgtgtgtgtgtgtgtgtgtgtgtgtctctctgtgtgtgtgtgtctgtgtctctgtgtgtgtgtgtctctctctctgtgtgtgtgtgtctgtgtctctgtgtgtgtgtctctctgtgagtgtgtgtgtgtgtgtgtgtgtgtgtgtgtgtgtctgtgtatgtctctctgtgagtttgtgtgtatctgtgtgtgtatgtgtctctgtgagtgtgtgtgtgtgtgtgtgtgtgtgtgtgtgtgtctctgatgaTGAGATAAGGAAGTCATGTCTGTAACATATAAAGAGCAGCTGCTGATGAGGGTTAGAGGTGTAGAGTATATGAGCTGAGTGGTGTCAGTGTTTGTCGACCTCGGAGCAGAATGGCTGCAGTCACAGagctctccttcctgctgtttGCTCTCATCAACAACATCCATGCACAAGAACGGATCATCATCGAACAGGAAGGAGACCGTTACACCTTCTACCTCCCCGACAACACCGACTCCTGCCTGATCTCCAGATCTGTTGGTGAGGAGAAGCTTGTCCTGTGGAACACCGCTGACCTCTGGTCCAACACCTCCTCAGTACCTGAACACCTGAAACAACGACTTCACAGCAATGTGGATACTTCTTACACCATCCTCCACCTGACCCATTCAGACTCCGGCCGGTACCGAGAGGAGTGTTGGACTGAGGGCAACGTGACGCATGACAACAGCATCACTATTACTGTTTGTACTACTTCAATAGGTGGGACAGTTATCTCACCAAGACTTGGAGAAACAGTGGACGTGCCATGTTGGGGAGCAGCTGATAAACGGGATATCCAGTGGCTCAAACAGGACTCTAGATATGATTATGGAACATGGAGCAGAGTTTTTGGGGATAATCCGACATCAGTGATGGACAATGTTAGAGGAAGATACCAAGTGGTGACAGACACATCAGCTCTTCGTGTTTCCAACATCACAGCAACAGACTTTACACGGTACAACTGTCTGGTGATGAaccaacagcagtgtgttagcagttACGCTGTAGAGTTGATCCTACCGCATGAGGTAATCTACGGCTCAGTGGGAGAGACCGCTGTGTTGCCGTGCACTATCACTGACTCCACTGATGAACAGCCCCCACGTTGGTCTACATGGTTCTCCTCTGACCTAGGACTACTAAACCAGACTGTTCCTTCAGTAGACCAAAACTACTCGCTGGTGTTTTCATCTCTAATGTTAAATCACTCAGGTCTGTAACACTGTAAAGACTCTAGGATAGTTCAATATTATCGTCTGGTGGTGTGTCCCAAATTTGCTCCCCCTGCTGTAGAGCTCTTCTCAGAGGGAGAAGAAGTCACTGTCTGATGCAGAGATTGGGGAAAGGGTTGGAGGCATGTTTGGTTTATCAAGTCACACCGAACAGAGGGAAGAGTCTTTAGTTTAAGGTATCAGAGCATGAGCAGAGTGAGCTGGTACTATAATGGTGACCTGGTTATCTCTAATATCTCAGTGGGAGATGCAGGGGAGTACTGGTGTGCAGTTATTGACCCATATTATCAGTGTCTGTCAACAGAGAGAACTGTGTTGGTGTACATGGAGCCCGTTGGGATCTactccaccttcttcaaagtgcgatgctcagtgctcagtgtcctgctgctgatgctctgtgctgctgtagtcGCTGTGAACCTGAGGACACGGAGAGGAGCACAGCtttcagctcacacacacacttaatatgcatatatgatcatttcatcattgagagtgtgtgtacctgtgtgcatgagtgtgtgtgagtgtttgtgcctctgtgtgtgtatctatgtgtgtctgtgtgtgtgtgtgtgtgtgtgtgtgtgtgtgtgtgtctctcaatgtatgtgtgtgtctgtgtgtgtgtctgtctttgtgtgtgcgtctgtgtgtgtgtgtatctgtgtgtgtatgtgtttttgtgtgtgtgtgtgtgtgtctctgaatctgtgtgtgtgtgtgtgtctctgtgtgtgtgtgtgtgtctctgagtctgtgtgtgtgtgtgtctgtctttgtgtgtgcgtctgtgtgtgtgtatctgtgtgtgtatgtgtttttgtgtgtgtgtgtgtgtgtctctgagtctgtgtgtgtgtgtgtgtgtgtgtctctgtgtgtgtgtgtgtgtgtgtgtgtgtgtgtgtgtgtgtgtgtgtgtgtgtgtgtgtgtgtctctgtgtgtgtgtgtgtgtgtgtgtgtgtgtgtatgtgtgtgtgtgtgtgtgtgtgtgtgtgtgtctctgtgtgtgtgtctctgtgtgtgtgtgtgtgtgtgtgtgtgtgttccagatgtatattatatatgaagGAATATTAATTGTCTTTAATGCATTTATAATAGTTGTATCCTGCAGTGTTGTCAGTGTTATAAACGTGTTATTATATCTTGGTCTATATCTCTAATCTATCGTCTGtataataaacattattaataaacaataaaacttGTTCTGATTGTGATTTCTGATTAATTATTATAAGCAACATATCTCTgggtctgtaaaatgtttcttatGTTAACTTTCAGTAAGTAAAGCTGATTTCTAGAGCtcatttaaacacattaatCTGACCAAAGGGttgaataaaagaacattaaaatgtaaatatcaaAACCCAAAAAGAAGATCCCAACTCCAACAACAAGCAGCAGTTCCCAAACCCAGAATGATGACATGATGAGACCAGATGGAGAGATTAGAGAGTTATAATGGGTCTCTATCTGAGATATAACAACAGAAATGGAGGGAGCACATCTGATATGTGAAGGCAGCAGCTTCCCCCGTcgtggagcagcagctggaaagGCTCTGTCCCatatttggcagtttgcagatgatctgtatctgtgttttatgttcTACTTTGTCTCAGCTACAGCTCTgagtctctccctctgctcccgtttacctcaccactgagtctcacttcatgtcccgcccacaacactatctggttggtagatgttagacgTGTATAGGCCAAtcaacactcaccactgagtctcacttcatgtcccgcccacaaaactatctggttggtagatgttagacgagtaacagccaatcaacactcaccactgagtctcacttcatgtcccgcccacaacactatctggttggtagatgtta
Encoded proteins:
- the LOC144513558 gene encoding uncharacterized protein LOC144513558, giving the protein MAAVTELSFLLFALINNIHAQERIIIEQEGDRYTFYLPDNTDSCLISRSVGEEKLVLWNTADLWSNTSSVPEHLKQRLHSNVDTSYTILHLTHSDSGRYREECWTEGNVTHDNSITITVCTTSIGGTVISPRLGETVDVPCWGAADKRDIQWLKQDSRYDYGTWSRVFGDNPTSVMDNVRGRYQVVTDTSALRVSNITATDFTRYNCLVMNQQQCVSSYAVELILPHEVIYGSVGETAVLPCTITDSTDEQPPRWSTWFSSDLGLLNQTVPSVDQNYSLVFSSLMLNHSVSVNRENCVGVHGARWDLLHLLQSAMLSAQCPAADALCCCSRCEPEDTERSTAFSSHTHLICIYDHFIIESVCTCVHECV